ACTTATTTGTATTTAAATTATGTTCTGAGAAAAGTGCTTTGCCTTCTTTTTCAAAGTAATTTTTTAAACCTTCTTGTATTAAAACTTTTGCCATATTACTGACAGTTCGAGACTCATTGGTGGCTAAGATCGTCAGCTGATCACAAAGTAACTCTGGAAGAACTACTTGAATTCTAGGGGATTTAGGCTTCCCATTTGTTGAATTCTGGCGGGTAGCCATGGGTAAATGTTGATAACTGTTACTTATTAGTATACACAGTTAGTCAAGGATAGTATCTTTGTGTATATTAATTAGTAAGGAATTATATGCCCGTATCAATTAATGATTTTATTGCCTTATGAAAAATTCAAGAAAACTTGATTCACCTAAACGGTCGATAATTGATAAAAAGAAAAAAAGATTAGTTAATTCGGATCCTTCTGAATATGAAAATAGCGATGTTTTGGTTTCAGCTGTTATCAGTCCATATTTGTTAACTCATCTTCACCATATTCTTCAACAGTCAGAGTATTACGCGCAAAAAGATGGTAGAAAATCTCATGCAGCTAATTTCGCCAAACTAAGAAAGGTTTTATGTTCAGATGCAAGAAGTATGGCAGATGCATCAGCGAAAGAAATAAAAGATACAGATAATGATTTATCTTTTAATGAATATAAAGAAAAAAATGCAGCTTGAGGTAATAATCTATTAGTAAATAGTATTTTAAAAAATGATTAGTAATGCTGAAAAGCTCTATAAATTAATAGCAAAAGACTCTAAACAGAAACAAAGTCTGTTTATGTTAGCTTTGACTAACCCTAAAAAAGCTCTAGACAAAATATGCGATATTGGTCATGAATTAGATATTTCAGTGACTAAAGAAGAAGTTATTGAATATTTAAGTACTATTGATGATGATGCAACTAAAATGTGGTTAGTTAAGGCTCGCGGAGGTCTTTAGGAAAAGGTTTCGAATAATTATTGTTTTGATTCGTCATTGGTTTAATTCTTTTATTGTAACCTCCTCCACCAGCTAAAGTCCAAAAGAACCAATAACTTGGAATTGCAAGAGCTGCAGCTATGAAAATTACTACAATTTGTTCTATTCTTTTCATAATTCAATTTTATTCCACAAAATATTTTTTAGTAAATAAGCCTACTATTTTGTAAATTCTATTTTAAAACAGTGATTAGATTTGAGGGTGTAAGCAAAATTTATTCGACCGATGTTGTTTTAAAAAATATTCACTGGGAGATTAAGAAAGGCGAGAAAGTTGGCTTAGTTGGTTCAAATGGTGCAGGTAAATCAACCCAATTTAAGATTTTAATTGGTGAGGAAGATCAAACAAGTGGAACGATTATCAAGGAAGGGAATCCTAAAATTGCTCATTTAAAACAAGAGTTAGATTGTCAATTAAATCGTTCAGTGAGAGAGGAATTAGAAAGTTCTTTCAAAGATGTACAAATTGTTTCCATTAAACTTTTAGAAATTGAGTCAAAAATGAAATCGTTGGATATAAGAAAAAATTCCAATGAACTTGAAATGTTAGTAAATCAGCTTGCAAAATATCAAGCAAAATTTGAAGCCTTAGGTGGGTATAAAATGCGTTCTGATGTAGAAAAAATATTGCCGAAGCTTGGTTTTTCTGCCGAAGATGCTGATAAATTAGTTGGAAATTTTTCAGGTGGTTGGCAAATGAAAGTGGCGCTTGGAAAAATAATCCTACAAAATCCTGATTTACTTTTACTAGATGAACCCACCAATCATTTGGATTTGGATACTATCTTCTGGTTGGAAGAGTATTTATCTTCTCTAAAGATTGCAATTATTATAATTAGCCATGATAGATATTTTTTAGATAAATTATGCGAAAAAATAATTTTTATAAATAGAGGGATATCTGAAATATATAATGGGAACTATTCTTTTTTCGTGGAGCAAAAATCTTTAAATGAGGAATCTCAAAATAAAGCATTTCAATTACAACAAAAAGAAATCGCAATCCAAAAGAAATATATAGAAAGATTTAGGGCTAGTGCAACAAGAAGTTCCCAAGCTAAAAGTCGAGAAAAACAATTAAAAAAGATTTCTAGAATTGAATCGCCTACTGCTACTTTAAAAAAAGTCTCTTTTAATTTTCCAGATTGTCCTCGTTCAGGAAAATCAGTTCTAACTATCAAAAATTTGTCGCATAGTTACGATCATAAAATTCTATTTTTAGATGTTAATTTGAAGGTTGCTGCAGGAGAAAAAATTGCAATATTAGGCCCTAATGGCTGTGGTAAATCTACATTACTAAAATTTATAATGAAAAGAATAACTCCTGAAATTGGAGAAATTAATTTTGGTAAACATAATGTAATTACAAGTTATTATGAACAGAACCAGGCTGAAGCACTTTCACTTCATGAAAAGGTTATTGATTTAATATGCAATAAATCTCCAGATTGGCCACAAAAAAAAGTAAGAACTTTTTTAGGAGGTTTTGGTTTTCAAAATGAAACTGTTTTTAAGACTATTAAACAACTTAGTGGCGGAGAAAAGGCAAGATTAGCCTTGGCGCTTATGATTATGACTCCCAGTAATTTTCTTCTATTGGATGAGCCCACCAATCATTTGGATCTTCAATCTAAGGAAAATTTAGAATTAGCAATTAAAAACTATAAGGGCTCACTATTAATCATTTCGCATGATAGATATTTCATTTCAAAAGTTGCAAATAGAATTATAGAAATAAAAGATTCAAAGTTATTTTCATACAATGGTAATTACGAATATTTTTTAGAAAAAAGAAAAGAGTAAAATAAAGTATTAAACATCATCTAATAATTTTTCTTTATATAGGTTGCCGTCATTTCTTGATCTAAAAATTACAAAAAAAATGAAAGTTTTGGCTTTTACTAATTTTTTAGATTACTAATATCAGTTGGTACTACTTTTAACTTAATTAATTTATTTCTTCGCCTTAATAATATATTTATTTGTTTAGTAATACCATGGCTACTGATTTGGTTTGTAACGTCTGAAGCTGTTTCGATATTTTTATTACCTACTTTGATAATGATGTCATCTTTCATAATTCCACTCTTATCAGCTGGACTATTTGGTACTACATAACCAACTTTTACGGCATTATTGTTTGTTTCATAATTTGTTTCATTTATTAGGCTTATCCCAATCATGGGATGTATTACTTTCCCATTATTTATGAGTTGATATGCAATATCTTTCGCTTTATTAATTGGGATTGCGAAACTTAAACCAGCCCCTGGACCTGATCTGATCAAGGTATTAATACCAATTACTTCTCCATTGCTATTCAATAGAGGTCCTCCTGAATTTCCAGGATTAATAGCTGCGTCTGTTTGAATTAGTTCAAGCTTTTTATCGTAAATTCCTAATTGAGTGACGTTTCTTTTGAGGTTACTGATAATACCAAGCGTAACTGTGTTTTCTAGTCCGAATGGATTTCCAACTGCAATTGCCCAATCACCAACTTTAATTTTTGTTGAATCACCCAATTGTGCAATTGGCCAAGGTCCATCTCCCTCAATCTTTAGTACAGCTAAATCAGTAAAAAAGTCTTGTCCTATAAGTTTTGCCTTTAATTTTTTGCCAGTAGTTAATCCAACGATTACTCTATCAGATCCATTGACAACATGAGAATTAGTCATTACAAGTCCGTCTGCGAAAATGAATCCACTTCCCTGGTTCTGTTCAATCCTTGGTTGATTATCGTAGGGTAAATCTAATCCAAAAAATCTTTCAAAATATGGGTCTATATTAAGTTGAGAATTTCTCGGAAATTTTCTTTTTTTAACATATCTTTGAGTATCAATAGTTACTACAGAAGGACCAGTTTTTTCTACAGCTTCAGATATGAAAGATCTTTTTGAATAAAAATTATCTTCATTAAAATTTGTTTTAGTTAATGGTTGGGATATTACATTTAATGGAAATATAATACCCATTGTAATTGCTGATGAGATTAATAATTTTTTGTGGTTATATGGTTTGAATTTCATTTTTATATACTTCTCTTTGACATTAAATAATTATCTATTAATGTAATTTTATAATAACTTCAAAAAAAATTTTTATTTAGTAAAGAGAATAAATTATTACCTTAAAATAGCTATTTCTCTTTTTTTCGAGCTATCATATTAATCATATATATTATTAATCTATAAGTTTAATGACACTCCTATTTCCAATTATATATTCAGCGGCCTTAACATATCTCGTTTGGAAAGCTTTTAAGATTATGTCTAATGGTTGGGGTATTTCTGGCATAGAAAAAAAACATTTTTACAAATCAAATCTAAAACAAAAAAAGTATACAATCCATCCAGAACTTCTTGATAAATCTGGAAACATAACAGAGGAGGAATTATTAACAGTAAGATTTTCAAATGATAATGATAATACCCTGGAAGAAAAAGGTTCAACCACTGATTAGTCAAATTTAAATTTAAGGTAAAACAATTGGAATTAAGAACAAAAATTGTCTCAGCAGTTATAAGATCTCTTAAGTTGCCACCTAGGTTTAGACTAAGAATGGTTAAAGAAGATCCTGTCAGGCTTGAATTAAGTTTAACTCCTTCTTATGGCAAAAATCCGATTATTGTTGGTTTAGTAGAATCTTTAGATTTAGTTGCTAGAAGAGATAGAGATGGAAGATTACCTAGAGATTTGCAAGGGACTTGGGATTGGACAGTAAGACATGGAAAAGTCAGTACAGGAGGATGGAATCCTATGTTAAAAGAAGCATTACAAACAATGTTTGATACAGGATTACCTGCAATTGTATATGAGGAATTAACTGGAGATGAGTATCGGCCTGTTGATGGTCTTAGACATGTTAAATAATTAATTTATTATTTATCGTAAATTCTTCCTCTTAACGTTAAAATATCTAAATAATCAATCTAGTTAATTATGAACGAAGAAAATCAGCCAAGATTTGGATTTGTTAATTTTGCTGAAACCTGGAATGGTCGTATGGCAATGATGGGTATTTTGATTGGTCTGGGTACTGAATTAATTACTGGACAAAGTATATTACGTCAAATTGGAATAGGTTAGAATTTCATTTAATTTCTACAGCTTTAACCTCGATTGTACTTTCACCTGGTTTTTTTTCTACTTGATTTCTGCTATTCATATTCTTAAAATCAGCACCACAATTAATACACTTTTCATTTAAAGACGAGGATATTGCACCACAACTAACACATGTATTGAGTTTAGACTTATAAAAATTAAAACCTATTGCTATAAGTATTAAAAATAAAACAGGAATTAGTAAAAAAAGGAGAAGGATATTTCCAAGCAGACTCATTAAAAAGTTAATCCCAAAAATTGGGATAACTAGTAAAAAAATTAATGAAAAAAACAGGAAATTTTGATTAGCTTTAAGAAAATAGTTCATAATAATTATTTTCTACTGTATCTTTTTTTATTAACTAAAGACATACTAGCAATTACGACACTCCAACATTGTCCAAAATATAAAATCACTCCTAGTAGCCATACCCATAAAGTAAGTACCAGAAAACCTCCAATGAAGCCATATGCTTGAAATCTTGTGCCAAGAGAAAGAATACTTTTACTTACTGCCAGATTCAAAGTTGTTAGGCCAATGCCAATAAGTAAAGATCCAGGTAATAGTGGTTTCAAAGGAACTTTCCTACTGGGTAAGAGTGCTTGTAATAAAAGAGCCATTAAAGAAAAGCCAATTAGTGGTATAGCAAATTGCCCAACTTGCAATAGCGGTAACTTTAGTAATAAATCAGAAATTAAATTATTAGATTTTGAAAGATTTTCTAAAACGTTACTTGGAATCATCCTAATGTTCGCACTAATCTGGTCCAATACCATTAAGAAACCTATAAAGAATACTATTAAAAAAGCTTCAACTCTATTTCTGAGAAACCTAGAAGCTTGTTCTCTCCAAGGAGCATTTATTTTTTTAGAAGGAAGTTCGTCTTCCCACAACCTATCTGAACCTCTTTGGAGAGATAAATATGCATTTCCTGCAGTAAAAAGCAAAAACATTGCCCCCAGAATACCTGCTCCAAAACCTTGATCAATTAACTTAAATAATGTTGTTTCGACTAATTCAACTACTGAAGGAGGCAAAATCTGAGCTGCAACAGAAATGATTTGTTCATCTAAACCTTCTTGTTTTCCTAAGAACCATGATGCTATTGAAAGAGAAATTAGCAGAATAGGAAAAAATGATTGTAGTGTGTAGTATGCAAACGCGGCGCTCAAATCAATACAATCAGATTTGCTCCATCTCTCACAAGCTCCCCACAAACTTTTCATTATCCAAGTTGTACTTCGCTGCATATTTATTTTCTTCAAATATTTATCACATATCTAATATTATTGTATCTAATTAATTTATTTTTCAAGCAGATATTGATCTATGATCCCACTATTTTTCTAATAATAAATTCCCCCATGGCTTTAAGATTTTCATTTTTTCTTCTGATTTACAGGCAATTAATGGGAAATTAATATTGCTTAAGTTTTGTCCTGAAACTAAATTTAAAGGGTCTGTTTTTAACCAGTCTATAGAACAATTTAGTTCCTCTAATAAAAGCCAGGCTGCCGCAATATCCCATATCTTGGGAGTTGATTCTATTGCTCCGAAAGTTTGTCCCATCGCGACACTTGTTAGATTCAAACTCGAGACACCTAGGAGCCTGATTTTTCCAGGAAATATTGAGTTTGGTTTTTTTTGCAAAATTTTTATAGACCTACTACATAAAGAAATGCATTCACTATGGTGATTCTTCTGGCTAGGGTTTATTTTTTGGTTATTTAACCAAACACCTTTGCCTTTGATTGATATAAACTTTTTTTTCAATGTTGGAATTATTAAAAAAGAAGATTGAGGTCTGCCATCTACGAATCTTGCTACAGATATAGACCAGTATGGAATACCTGCAGCAAAATTTGTTGTACCGTCTAGTGGATCTACTACCCAATATGCTTTTGTATCTGGAATTGACTTTCCTCCCTCTTCACTGAGTACACCTTCATCTGGAGTTATTGAAGCTAAACCATCAACGATTGTTTTATCACTCCATAAATCACAACTTGTTATTAATGATCCATCTGCTTTATTGCTAGCACTAATATTTCCAAAATCTCTTAGTTGACGCTGACTAACTAATTCAAATAAAGAGTCCAGTTTATTTAATTGATCAACAGTTAAATTTGTATGTTTCATATTGGAATATTGCAAATGGATTCTTTATCAATGTTTTTATTAATATTTTCCGAGCAATTTTTGTTTTTTTCAAGGAAAGTTAATTTTTCTAATTCATCTAGTTTCACATTGAAATTATAAATTGCGTCAATATTTTTTGATTTTGCATTACTTAATTCACTTTGTCTTAGAAGTACATCTTTAAGAGTAGATATTCCAACATCATATCTAAGTCTGGAAAGTCTTACAGATTCTTTACTAGATTCAATTTCTTGGAAAGATGAAATTATTTTCTCTTCATTTAATTTAAGATTCAAATAAGCTTGACTAATCTTTGTGGTCAAAACATTTTTTAGATTTTCAAAAGCATATTCTTCAGCCTTTGCATCTTTTATTTTTGACTTGTAAGAGTTATTGTTCTGCCCACCATTAAAAATATTCCATGCAAAATTTAGACTTATAGTATTTGTATAGTTTGATCCAGATTCTTCAGAATCTATATTAGGTGATAAAGAGTCACCCCTGGAGAATATACTTGAGAATGTGTTGCTAATATAAATTTTTGGCTTATTTTGAGATAAAAAACTATTTGCTTGACTCCTTTTAATAGATTTTTGAAGAAGAAGGTTTTTTAAAGAAAGATTTTTATCGATACCATCTTTAATATTGTCATTCAATTTATGGTTCCAGAAACCTATTAAATTTTGCTTTTTACTTACTTCTATGTCTCCTTTTATGTTGAGGATTTCTTTTAGTAAAATTTTGTTAATTTCATGTTCAATTTTCTTTTCAAAAAGAGACTGTTTATCTCTAGATAACTGAGCTTCTGCTTCTAGAACCTCAAATTTTGTACCAACTCCAGCCTCTAACTTTGCTTTAGCATTATTCAAACTCGTAATCGACAAATTAAGTGTAAATTTTTTATTTTCTATATCCTGATATGACTTTTGATACTTATGGTATCTTAATTTTGCTTCTTGAATTAAATCTTTTCTCTTTATCTCATAGTTATTTTTTGCAATTTTGAAATTTTCTCTTGCAATTTTAATTTCTGATCCCCTAAGCGGATCTACTAAATCCCACCTAAAAATAATAGAAGGATTAGCTGTAAATTGTGATGTTTTCAAAGTCTCTAAATTACTATTATAATTTTTACCTGCGGTATATTTTGGTAATCCATTAGCTTGAAAATCTAGGGAAGGGTATCTTTTTGCAATTTGACTTGAAAGATTAAAGCTTGCTGAGGCAGTTAAATTTTGTAGCGATTTTAACTCTGGATTATTTAAGATAATTTTCTGTATATTTTCATAATTAATAAAAGAATTATTTGTTTTTTGTTCTAAACCTCTATTGATATTGTTTTTTGTTTCGCTCGAATGAACATTTATTGAATTAATACAAAAAGTAAGAGGTAAAAATAAAATAGGATTTATTACTCTTCTAAGCATTTTTTAAAGTAGAAGTGTTACTCGATTTTCCAATCAAAGTATCTATAATATCATTTGAATCATCTAGAACGTGAATTTTAGTTTTTAATTGATCTTCCACGTCTTTAATATTTTTATCATCTAGAAATAAATCAGTATTCAGTTTTAACATAATTGATGGTAAGTAAATAGCATCTCCTAATTCTTTATCTTTAAGCCCGCAAATTATATCTTCACCTGTAAGAAGTCCAGTTACAACTTGTTCTTGCCCCCAATAAATACTGGGTAAACCATATAAATTAATGGTTAATCCATCGATTAAGTTTAATTTTTTAACTATAGGAATTAGTGCTTCATAAACTAATTTACCAACAACCCAACTAATTGTTTTGGGCTGATTTACTTTTTTGGGGAGGTTTTTAGTCTTTTCACTTAATGTTTTGAGAAAGCTTCTAATTGAACCTACTCCATTTGACTCTTGAGGCATATCTTCGTAGGTATTGTAACTAGGTAAATTTCTACCAGCAATTAAATACCATTCGTCTGCTAACCAACAAAAACGAGTTCCAAGATTTTTTTGTAATAAGGATTGAATTCTCTCTACTTTTTTGATGATCTTAATCGCGTATTCTGAACTTATTGATTTTAAGCCATCATTGGCAGGTCTAAATTTTGTAAGTCCTACAGGAACTATCGCAACTGAGAGGACTGTTTGAGTAGTTTTTTTAAAGAATTCAGCAAGATCTAAAATTGATTTCTCAAGAATCTCGCCGTCATTTATATTTGGACATACGACAATTTGAGCATGAATTTGTATAGAGTTTTTTTCAAACCATGAAATTTGATCAAGGATTGCCCTTGCTTTTTTATTTTTTAATAAATTTTCTCTAGTATCAGGATCAGTAGCATGAACCGAAATAAAAAGTGGAGATAGTTTTTGTGCAGAAATTCTTTCCCAGTCTTCATTTTTTAAATTAGTGAGAGTAAGATAAGAACCATAAAGGAAACTTAATCTATAGTCATCATCTTTTACGTAAAGACTTTTTCTTTTACCGCTTGGCTGTTGATCAATAAAACAAAATGGACATCTATTATTGCATTGCTTGATTGAATCGAATAATGCATCTTTAAAATTAATACCTAAATTAACGTCCTGATCTTTTTCGATACTTATATTATGAATTTCATCATTTTTATCTAGAACTGATATGTTTAAAATCTCTTCACTAATTAGAATTTGATAATCAATTAAATCTCTTGGTTTTTTTCCATTTATACTGATTATCGAATCACCTGATTCAAATCCTATTTCTTGAGCAATTGAATTAGCTTCAATACTTTCAATTTCTGCAGGGTTTATTCTATAAGTAATATTAGGAACCAAAAGATCATTGTGATCTTCTTTGTAATTAATTTCTTGCCACACAATTTAAGGCCAAATACTCTTATTATTATTTATTCTAAACTTACATATGACTCAAAGTGTATTAAATACTTTTAAAAAACTAAATATAGGTTTGAAATTATGGGCATTTGATTTATTAAAATATGGCATTCGCAGTTTTCTAAAACACGATTTAGATTAATTAAATAACTTTTTTCATTGAAAGAATTAATTACAAAAAATTTAGAAGTGAAAGATAAATTCAACAATGAATTGCACAATACAGTTGATTCATTCGAAGATAGTTTTTTATCAAATCCTGTATCTTTAAGATTATGGTCTTCTTTTTTTGTAATTTTACCTATTTTTGTTCAAGCCCCTTGGGTTAGATTAGAACCAATAAGTGCTCTTTGTTTTACATTTGTTATTCTCTTAGTGGCATTTCTTCTGAATAAGAAAGGATCTAATAAGTGGTTTATTGTCAGTTCATTATTACTTGGGGTGGCAGGTAGTTGGCTTGGAGGATGTTTGTTCTGGGGATGGTTAAGCCCATTTCCTATTCTACATATACCTGTTGAAGCTGTAGTTCTCCCATTAGCTTTAATTGGATTTGGTACTAATTGGAAAATAGGTTCAAGTTTTTATATATCTTCTTTATTTGGAACCGCAGTTACCGACATTACAATATTTTTAATCGGAATCATGGATCAATGGAGGCAGGTTATTACAGCAGATTCTGAAAATGCACCGATAATTCTTCAAGAAACCTCAGAGAGTCTTATACATATAAAATCATTATCTATTATTGTTTTTGTTGCTCTTATACTTTGGTTTATTTCAAAAGAAATCCTAGATTCTGCCACAATTAATACTACTAGTGGTAAAGCACTCTTAGTTTCTAGTTATGTAATTCAAACGACATTAATTGTGGATGGTATTTTTATTTTTTTAGCAATTCTGCAACCAACTTTAAGTGGGTTAGTTTAATGTTAAGGCCTCCATTTTCGCAAGAACAGATTCCAATAAATAATTGGGATGTAATCGTTGTAGGCGCTGGAGCTGCCGGCCTTATGACTTGTCTTGAATTACCCGCAAATTTAAATGTGCTTCTTTTAAATAGAAATACTAGTAAGATATCTTCCAGTAGATGGGCTCAAGGAGGAATTGCATCTGTTGTTAGGCAAGATGATTCATTTGATCTGCATGCTGAAGATACTTTAAAAGCAGGAGATGGACTATGTGATTTTCAAGCTGTAGAAATGCTGGTTAAAGAAGCTCCAGGTTGTGTAGAAAGGTTGCAGAATTTAGGTATGATTTTTGATCAAAGTTCTGATCAACTTTCTACTACCTTGGAAGCAGCCCATTCACGAAGAAGAGTCTTACATGTTAAAGATCGTACAGGAAGAGCATTAGTTGAAGTTCTAGAAGATCATATTGAGAATCAAAACAATATTCTTCACTGCAGGGGTGTAAGAGTTACTGAACTTCTCATTGAAAATAAAGAATGTAGAGGAGTACAGGTTCTTGATGGAGCAAATTTATATTGGATTAAATCTAGAGCCGTTGTGTTGGCTACAGGTGGGGGTGGGCACTTATTTACAAATACAACAAATCCTCCTCAATCCTCTGGTGAGGGCATTGCTCTTGCATGGAAAGCAGGAGCTGCTATCGAAGATTTAGAGTTTGTTCAATTTCATCCAACCGCTTTAAAATTTTATGGTGCACCTTGCTTCTTAATATCTGAGGCACTTAGAGGAGAAGGAGCGATTTTAGTTGATAAAAATGGTGAAAGTCCAGTTAAAAATCTCGAAAATCGTGATCTAGCTACTAGAGATCAGGTAAGTAGAGCAATTATGAAAAATATGCATGATAATAATGTAGACCATGTTGGCTTAGATCTTAGGTATATTGACCCAGAAAAAATTGTAGAGCGCTTTCCCACGATCTTAAGTAGATGTCAGGATTATGGCGTTAACCCTTTAAATGAGGTTATTCCTGTAGCCCCTGCAGCTCATTATTGGATGGGAGGTGTTAAAACTGATCTAAATGCATCTTCAACAAGAAAAGGATTATATGCAGTTGGAGAAGTTGCTTCTACAGGTGTGCATGGTGCTAATAGGCTTGCAAGTAATTCACTGATGGAGTGTCTTGTTTTCGCAAGAAAAATGTCTTCAATTGTTTTGAATGACCTTTCTAAATTTGAAAAATTTGATAGATCATTTCAAGAGTTTGATATTGAAGATCCTAAAGAAGATCAAATTTCTATAATCGCTGAAAAAATTGATGAACTAAGAAGACTATGTTGGTTAAATTTAGGTGTATCTCGAAATAAGGTAAATATGAGGAAATTTTTAAATTACATTCAAAATGATATAGATAAATTAAATAAAAATGATTTACTAAATAGTCTTGAAAAAATAAAATTTGATCAAAAAATAAAACTTAGTGAACGCAATAGGAGGGCATTAAATCTTTTACTTGATTTAAAGAATAGACAAATAACCACCATAACTTTATTAAAAGCTTGTCTATATAGAGAAGAAAGTAGAGGAGGTCATTATAGAGATGATTTCCCTGAAAAAGATAAAAATTGGGAATGCCATACTAGACAACAGTTAGATCAAAAAATTCAAAAAAGATTTATTAAAAATTAAGATCTCCAGGATAGTTAGTTTTTGTTGCTAATTCATTTAAGTCACGAGTACCACTAATAATTTCTCCATTTATTTCCCAAGAAGGAAATCCACTGATTCCTTTCGTTTGGCATAGCTCATACTCATTATCTTTACCATCTTTAGCACATTCAACTACTTTTAATTCTTTAACTGCTTCCCTACCAAATAATTGTTTCTGATCGTGGCAATGCGGGCACCAGTATGCACTATACATAACAATATTGCTTTCATTTAGAAATTTTGCAAACTTTACCTTCTGGGGCGAGCTTGAAGTGGTAATTATTGGCGATACATTTTCAATGGGGTTTGCAACATCAATAGCATTTGAGGGGTCAACGTTTGTTGACCAAATTAGTCCTCCCAGTAGAACACTAATGGCTACAATGAAACCTCTAAAAATCATAGGTTCTCTACTTTCGAACTTTGCTCCAATCATAGAAATTATAAAGATAGAAAACGATAAAATTGCTGAAAGTATACAAAAAAAGCAATATGCTTGAATCTTAAAAAACATTATATTTATCAATAAAAAGCTAAATGTTGATGACGCACAAGAAATTAGAAATACTAACCACCATAAAAACTTATTTAGTTTTTCTTTTGGGGAAATTAAATTAAGCGAGAGTATTATTGTGATAATTATTATTGATAAATATGTTATGAATCCAGCTAATGAGAGAGGTATATTAACTTGATTATTTTCAAATAAAGTTCCCCAAGGACTATTTAAAACTGTTTCACAACCATTTTTTATCCCTGGGCATGAAAGCGAAGTAAATAATCCCCAGTTTTTTAAAGTAATCGAACCAGTGTCAACTAAGCCTATAGTGCTAAGAATTGCGATTATGATTTTTGGCCATTTCAAATCTTTTTTATTTCTTCTGTTTAAAGTCTTAAGCGCCATATAAAATCAAAGTTTGATATTTACATTATCTATCCTAATATTATCTTGGCATGAGAGTTATATACGAAATGCTGTTTAAATCTTTTAATTTTTATTTTTCAAGTTGTGAAGCAAAATAGTCTCAATTTA
This region of Prochlorococcus marinus str. GP2 genomic DNA includes:
- a CDS encoding trypsin-like peptidase domain-containing protein; the encoded protein is MKFKPYNHKKLLISSAITMGIIFPLNVISQPLTKTNFNEDNFYSKRSFISEAVEKTGPSVVTIDTQRYVKKRKFPRNSQLNIDPYFERFFGLDLPYDNQPRIEQNQGSGFIFADGLVMTNSHVVNGSDRVIVGLTTGKKLKAKLIGQDFFTDLAVLKIEGDGPWPIAQLGDSTKIKVGDWAIAVGNPFGLENTVTLGIISNLKRNVTQLGIYDKKLELIQTDAAINPGNSGGPLLNSNGEVIGINTLIRSGPGAGLSFAIPINKAKDIAYQLINNGKVIHPMIGISLINETNYETNNNAVKVGYVVPNSPADKSGIMKDDIIIKVGNKNIETASDVTNQISSHGITKQINILLRRRNKLIKLKVVPTDISNLKN
- a CDS encoding high light inducible protein, translating into MNEENQPRFGFVNFAETWNGRMAMMGILIGLGTELITGQSILRQIGIG
- a CDS encoding inositol monophosphatase family protein; the encoded protein is MKHTNLTVDQLNKLDSLFELVSQRQLRDFGNISASNKADGSLITSCDLWSDKTIVDGLASITPDEGVLSEEGGKSIPDTKAYWVVDPLDGTTNFAAGIPYWSISVARFVDGRPQSSFLIIPTLKKKFISIKGKGVWLNNQKINPSQKNHHSECISLCSRSIKILQKKPNSIFPGKIRLLGVSSLNLTSVAMGQTFGAIESTPKIWDIAAAWLLLEELNCSIDWLKTDPLNLVSGQNLSNINFPLIACKSEEKMKILKPWGNLLLEK
- a CDS encoding ABC-F family ATP-binding cassette domain-containing protein translates to MIRFEGVSKIYSTDVVLKNIHWEIKKGEKVGLVGSNGAGKSTQFKILIGEEDQTSGTIIKEGNPKIAHLKQELDCQLNRSVREELESSFKDVQIVSIKLLEIESKMKSLDIRKNSNELEMLVNQLAKYQAKFEALGGYKMRSDVEKILPKLGFSAEDADKLVGNFSGGWQMKVALGKIILQNPDLLLLDEPTNHLDLDTIFWLEEYLSSLKIAIIIISHDRYFLDKLCEKIIFINRGISEIYNGNYSFFVEQKSLNEESQNKAFQLQQKEIAIQKKYIERFRASATRSSQAKSREKQLKKISRIESPTATLKKVSFNFPDCPRSGKSVLTIKNLSHSYDHKILFLDVNLKVAAGEKIAILGPNGCGKSTLLKFIMKRITPEIGEINFGKHNVITSYYEQNQAEALSLHEKVIDLICNKSPDWPQKKVRTFLGGFGFQNETVFKTIKQLSGGEKARLALALMIMTPSNFLLLDEPTNHLDLQSKENLELAIKNYKGSLLIISHDRYFISKVANRIIEIKDSKLFSYNGNYEYFLEKRKE
- a CDS encoding YihY/virulence factor BrkB family protein; this encodes MQRSTTWIMKSLWGACERWSKSDCIDLSAAFAYYTLQSFFPILLISLSIASWFLGKQEGLDEQIISVAAQILPPSVVELVETTLFKLIDQGFGAGILGAMFLLFTAGNAYLSLQRGSDRLWEDELPSKKINAPWREQASRFLRNRVEAFLIVFFIGFLMVLDQISANIRMIPSNVLENLSKSNNLISDLLLKLPLLQVGQFAIPLIGFSLMALLLQALLPSRKVPLKPLLPGSLLIGIGLTTLNLAVSKSILSLGTRFQAYGFIGGFLVLTLWVWLLGVILYFGQCWSVVIASMSLVNKKRYSRK
- a CDS encoding DUF2973 domain-containing protein, which codes for MTLLFPIIYSAALTYLVWKAFKIMSNGWGISGIEKKHFYKSNLKQKKYTIHPELLDKSGNITEEELLTVRFSNDNDNTLEEKGSTTD
- a CDS encoding ribbon-helix-helix domain-containing protein produces the protein MATRQNSTNGKPKSPRIQVVLPELLCDQLTILATNESRTVSNMAKVLIQEGLKNYFEKEGKALFSEHNLNTNKFREELEKQSIRKLKRAPQRIRYYKKSDQNN